A single window of Usitatibacter rugosus DNA harbors:
- a CDS encoding cupin domain-containing protein, whose product MTSSSRNSTLSTIRPLLSSAGIGVLLLAGIGGFTGALQIAHAQSPAPAIKRTILQKTDVGGNQETILGMAEIAPGGSTGKHSHPGIETGYVLEGTATLEIEGMPPIAMNAGTSYLIPAGKVHDAKNTGSVPVKVLATYVVEKGKPLATAAP is encoded by the coding sequence ATGACTAGCAGCTCCAGGAATTCCACCCTGTCCACGATTCGCCCCCTTCTTTCATCGGCGGGTATCGGCGTGCTTCTATTGGCGGGGATCGGCGGTTTCACGGGTGCCCTGCAAATCGCGCACGCGCAGTCGCCAGCCCCTGCGATCAAGCGAACCATCCTGCAGAAGACGGACGTCGGCGGGAACCAGGAAACCATCCTCGGCATGGCGGAGATCGCCCCGGGCGGCAGCACGGGCAAGCACAGCCACCCCGGCATCGAGACCGGCTACGTGCTGGAAGGCACAGCGACCCTCGAGATCGAGGGCATGCCGCCCATCGCGATGAACGCGGGCACGAGCTACCTGATTCCGGCGGGCAAGGTGCACGACGCGAAGAACACCGGCAGCGTCCCGGTGAAGGTGCTCGCGACCTACGTGGTGGAGAAGGGCAAGCCGCTCGCGACGGCCGCTCCGTAG
- a CDS encoding alpha/beta hydrolase: MMPLAQVEVVTGTEPKGSVIWLHGLGADGWDFVPLVKELPLPEGLDLRFVFPHAPTRPVTINNGYVMRAWYDISMQDLARKPDEAGIRESQASIGDLIEREIQRGIAADKIILAGFSQGGAIALQSGLRYPQTLGGIIALSTYLTLEDSLEREGSAANKRTPIFMAHGTQDAIVPFALADASRRKLEARGYAVEWHDYPMPHSVCGEEVEAIAQWLAARFTSRILRA, from the coding sequence ATGATGCCGCTCGCCCAGGTCGAAGTCGTCACCGGTACCGAACCGAAGGGCTCCGTGATCTGGCTGCACGGCCTCGGCGCGGACGGCTGGGACTTCGTGCCCCTCGTGAAAGAGCTGCCGCTGCCCGAGGGGCTGGATCTGCGCTTCGTCTTCCCGCACGCGCCCACCCGCCCCGTCACGATCAACAACGGCTACGTGATGCGCGCGTGGTACGACATCTCGATGCAGGACCTCGCGCGCAAGCCCGACGAGGCCGGCATCCGCGAGTCGCAGGCTTCGATCGGCGATCTCATCGAGCGCGAGATCCAGCGCGGCATCGCCGCCGACAAGATCATCCTCGCGGGTTTCTCGCAGGGCGGCGCCATCGCGCTGCAATCCGGGCTTCGGTATCCGCAGACGCTGGGCGGCATCATCGCGCTTTCCACCTACCTCACGCTCGAAGACTCCCTCGAGCGCGAAGGCAGCGCCGCCAACAAGCGCACGCCGATCTTCATGGCGCATGGCACGCAGGATGCGATCGTCCCGTTCGCCCTCGCCGATGCGTCACGCCGCAAACTCGAAGCTCGTGGGTACGCGGTCGAGTGGCACGACTACCCGATGCCCCACTCCGTCTGCGGCGAGGAAGTCGAGGCGATCGCGCAGTGGCTCGCGGCCCGCTTCACGAGCCGCATCCTCCGCGCGTAG
- the mog gene encoding molybdopterin adenylyltransferase, with translation MSAGHDRVRVGLVSTSDRASQGVYKDEGIPALEQWLTSALFNPLEFEPRLIPDERDVIEATLKGLVDDVHCHLVITTGGTGPAARDVTPEATLAVGDREMPGFGEQMRRISLEFVPTAILSRQVAVIRKTALILNLPGQPKSIRETLEGLKDADGKPIVAGIFAAVPYCIDLIGGPYLETRPEVVKAFRPKSAQRPPKASA, from the coding sequence GTGAGCGCAGGGCACGACCGCGTGCGCGTGGGCCTGGTGTCCACGAGCGACCGGGCCTCCCAGGGCGTCTACAAGGACGAGGGCATCCCCGCGCTCGAGCAGTGGCTCACCTCGGCGCTGTTCAATCCCCTCGAGTTCGAGCCCCGCCTCATCCCCGACGAGCGCGACGTGATCGAAGCCACGCTGAAGGGCCTCGTGGACGACGTGCATTGCCACCTCGTCATCACCACGGGCGGCACCGGCCCCGCGGCCCGCGACGTGACGCCCGAGGCCACGCTCGCGGTCGGCGATCGCGAGATGCCCGGCTTTGGCGAACAGATGCGAAGGATCAGCCTCGAGTTCGTGCCCACCGCGATCCTCTCGCGCCAGGTCGCGGTGATCCGCAAGACGGCGCTGATCCTGAATCTCCCGGGACAACCGAAATCGATCCGCGAGACGCTCGAGGGCCTGAAGGATGCCGACGGCAAGCCGATCGTCGCGGGCATCTTCGCCGCCGTGCCGTATTGCATCGACTTGATCGGCGGCCCCTACCTCGAGACGCGGCCCGAGGTCGTGAAGGCCTTCCGCCCGAAGTCCGCGCAACGCCCCCCGAAAGCTTCCGCATGA
- the yjgA gene encoding ribosome biogenesis factor YjgA, with amino-acid sequence MEDGEFISKTQRKKQMHDVQSLGVALTKLSPEQLARFNLPELLLDAILEAKRHTTHEAIRRQSQWIGKIMRDMDVAPIAAQLAALNAPTSRDTALFHRAEKWRTEILADPSLIATFVAEFPSADAKAIAILVEKAKAERAAERAPKHYRELFHAINDAVRKAQA; translated from the coding sequence ATGGAAGACGGCGAGTTTATCAGCAAGACCCAGCGCAAGAAGCAGATGCACGACGTGCAGTCGCTCGGTGTCGCCCTCACGAAGCTCTCGCCCGAGCAGCTCGCGCGGTTCAACCTGCCGGAGCTGCTGCTCGACGCGATCCTCGAAGCGAAGCGCCACACCACGCACGAGGCCATCCGCCGCCAGTCGCAGTGGATCGGCAAGATCATGCGCGACATGGACGTCGCACCCATCGCCGCACAGCTTGCGGCGCTGAACGCGCCTACCAGCCGCGACACCGCGCTCTTCCACCGCGCCGAGAAGTGGCGCACCGAGATCCTCGCCGACCCCAGTCTGATCGCCACCTTCGTGGCGGAGTTCCCCTCCGCCGACGCGAAGGCGATCGCGATCCTTGTGGAAAAAGCGAAGGCCGAGCGTGCCGCCGAACGCGCGCCGAAGCACTACCGCGAGCTCTTCCACGCCATCAACGACGCCGTGCGCAAGGCCCAGGCGTGA
- the pmbA gene encoding metalloprotease PmbA codes for MPDSHVPSSALPLSREAMAAIARRSLELAQERGATHAESEISAAVGQSVTVRQGEVETVEYNRDKGLGITVYFGNRRGNASTSDLSEEAVQRTVEAACAIARHTAADEAAGLPAPARLFKGEAPDLSLAHPWKLDVEQAIELARITEAAALAVDPRITNSEGATVSANDADFIFANTLGFLGGFPTSRSSIGVGVVAEEDDAMQRDYWYTSHRDPARLESAEAVGRHAGERAVRRIGSRKLSTMEAPVIFEANIAGSLIGHFVSAASGSSLYRRSSFLLDHLGKPVFAPGVTILEDPFRPGEMASSYFDAEGVATSARRVVDAGVLTGWFLSTYSARKLGMETTGNAGGSHNLILQPGEHDLPGLLRLMGRGLLVTELLGQGVNAVTGDYSRGAAGFWVEGGEIQYPVEEVTIAGNLLTMYKNIAACGNDTLIRGSRQTGSVLLDRMTIAGN; via the coding sequence ATGCCCGATTCACACGTCCCTTCGTCCGCCCTGCCGCTCTCGCGCGAGGCCATGGCGGCCATCGCGCGCCGCTCCCTGGAGCTCGCGCAGGAACGCGGCGCCACGCACGCGGAATCCGAGATTTCCGCGGCCGTTGGCCAGTCCGTGACGGTGCGCCAGGGTGAAGTGGAGACGGTCGAATACAACCGCGACAAGGGCCTGGGCATCACGGTCTACTTCGGCAACCGCCGCGGCAACGCGAGCACGTCCGATCTTTCCGAGGAAGCGGTCCAACGCACGGTCGAGGCCGCGTGCGCCATCGCGCGCCACACCGCCGCGGACGAAGCGGCGGGCCTTCCGGCTCCCGCGCGGCTCTTCAAGGGCGAGGCGCCCGACCTCTCGCTCGCGCATCCGTGGAAGCTCGATGTCGAACAGGCCATCGAGCTCGCGCGCATCACCGAGGCGGCCGCGCTGGCCGTCGACCCTCGTATCACGAACTCCGAGGGCGCCACGGTCTCGGCCAACGATGCCGACTTCATCTTCGCCAACACGCTCGGTTTCCTCGGCGGCTTCCCGACCTCGCGCTCGTCCATCGGCGTGGGCGTAGTGGCCGAGGAGGACGATGCGATGCAGAGGGACTATTGGTACACCTCGCATCGCGACCCGGCGCGCCTCGAGTCCGCCGAGGCCGTGGGCCGCCACGCCGGCGAGCGCGCCGTGCGCCGCATCGGCTCGCGCAAGCTCTCCACGATGGAAGCCCCGGTCATCTTCGAGGCCAACATCGCCGGCAGCCTCATCGGACACTTCGTTTCCGCGGCGAGCGGCTCTTCGCTCTACCGCCGTTCGTCGTTCCTGCTCGACCACCTGGGCAAGCCCGTCTTCGCGCCGGGTGTGACGATCCTCGAGGACCCGTTTCGGCCGGGAGAGATGGCGAGCTCGTACTTCGATGCCGAAGGGGTCGCCACGTCGGCGCGCCGCGTGGTCGATGCGGGCGTGCTCACCGGCTGGTTCCTCTCCACGTACTCGGCGCGCAAGCTCGGCATGGAGACCACCGGCAACGCCGGCGGCAGCCACAACCTCATCCTCCAGCCCGGCGAGCACGACCTCCCAGGCCTGCTGCGCCTGATGGGACGCGGCCTGCTCGTGACGGAGCTGCTGGGCCAGGGCGTGAACGCCGTGACCGGCGACTACTCGCGCGGCGCCGCGGGCTTCTGGGTGGAAGGCGGTGAGATCCAGTATCCCGTCGAAGAAGTCACCATCGCGGGCAACCTGCTCACGATGTACAAGAACATCGCGGCGTGCGGCAACGACACGCTGATCCGGGGCTCGCGCCAGACGGGTTCCGTCCTCCTCGATCGCATGACCATCGCCGGCAATTGA
- a CDS encoding TRAP transporter substrate-binding protein, with amino-acid sequence MSRRKFLNTAGAGMAGILATGSAPAFAQGAPEVKWRCVSSFPKSLDTIFGAAEVMSKRIAAATNGKFQVQVFAAGEIVGGFQVLDAVQGGTVECGHTAPYYYVGKDPTFALGTAIPFGMNCRQFNAWWYVGGGDQVFNEFVNTYGVQSFLCGNTGAQMGGWYRKEIKTVADLKGLKLRIGGFAGQVLAKLGVVPQQIPGGEIYPALEKGTIDAAEWVGPYDDEKLGLNKIAKFYYYPGWWEGGPALHTFVNQKAWAALPKDYQAIFEAACHEGNTMMMARYDAGNPPALKKLVAGGTQLRGFPRPVMDACYLAALELYAETSAKNPAFKKVYEHYMKFLEDQVAWFRVCEGTYDNFMANRPKPGAAPAKKA; translated from the coding sequence ATGTCCCGCAGAAAATTCCTGAATACGGCCGGCGCAGGAATGGCCGGCATCCTCGCCACGGGCTCCGCCCCGGCTTTCGCGCAAGGTGCGCCCGAGGTCAAGTGGCGCTGCGTGTCGAGCTTCCCCAAGAGCCTGGACACCATCTTCGGCGCCGCGGAAGTGATGTCCAAGCGCATCGCCGCCGCCACCAACGGCAAGTTCCAGGTGCAGGTGTTCGCCGCGGGTGAAATCGTCGGCGGCTTCCAGGTGCTCGACGCCGTGCAGGGTGGCACGGTCGAGTGCGGCCACACCGCGCCCTACTACTACGTGGGCAAGGATCCGACGTTCGCGCTCGGCACCGCCATTCCCTTCGGCATGAACTGCCGCCAGTTCAACGCCTGGTGGTACGTGGGCGGGGGCGACCAGGTGTTCAACGAATTCGTGAACACGTACGGCGTGCAGTCGTTCCTCTGCGGCAACACCGGAGCCCAGATGGGCGGCTGGTACCGCAAGGAGATCAAGACCGTCGCCGACCTGAAGGGCCTGAAGCTTCGCATCGGCGGCTTCGCCGGCCAGGTGCTCGCCAAGCTGGGCGTCGTGCCGCAGCAGATCCCCGGCGGCGAGATCTATCCCGCGCTGGAGAAGGGCACCATCGACGCGGCCGAATGGGTCGGCCCGTACGACGACGAGAAGCTGGGCCTGAACAAGATCGCCAAGTTCTACTATTACCCGGGCTGGTGGGAAGGCGGTCCCGCGCTGCACACCTTCGTGAACCAGAAGGCGTGGGCGGCGCTGCCGAAGGACTACCAGGCCATCTTCGAAGCGGCGTGCCACGAGGGCAACACGATGATGATGGCGCGCTACGACGCGGGCAATCCGCCGGCGCTGAAGAAGCTGGTGGCCGGCGGCACGCAGTTGCGCGGCTTCCCGCGCCCCGTGATGGACGCCTGCTACCTGGCGGCGCTGGAGCTCTATGCGGAGACCTCGGCCAAGAATCCGGCCTTCAAGAAGGTCTACGAGCACTACATGAAGTTCCTGGAGGACCAGGTCGCGTGGTTCCGCGTTTGCGAAGGGACCTACGACAACTTCATGGCCAATCGCCCCAAGCCGGGCGCGGCGCCCGCGAAGAAGGCCTGA
- a CDS encoding TRAP transporter large permease, with product MIPLEWMPPLMFGGLILFMLIGYPVAFTLAALGLVFGFAAIEMGYFPAGFLQAIPQRIFGNVLSNELLLAIPFFTFMGTVLERCGIAEDMLDSMGQLFGPMRGGLGYSVILVGFILGAITGTVAAQVIAMALISLPVMMRYKYNMRYATGVLAASGTITQLVPPSLVLIVLADQLGKSVGDMYLGAWGPSLLQIALFMAFTFVISIVKPEWVPAIPKEDRTLQGWALWKKCLWGIIPAAVLIFLVLGTLFLGLATPTEGGAMGAVGAIVLATLRHPALGKQKRIFWAGIAAGGVATIIGIYAFKSLPFQVAIAVLYIAIVFMTVRAATIPDLIALIRQAYQTTMRLTAMVIFILVGSTCFSVVFQGVNGGPWLEHLLSNLPGGVWGFLLFVNLFVFFIAFFLDFFEIVFIIVPLLAPIAKVLLTPVVGEDAALIWFGVMLCVNLQTSFMHPPFGFALMYLRGVAPKEVKSSDIYWGALPWVGLQLILVILVIAFPNQVTMFLDKPIAVDLDKVKIEIPAETDSGKSLEDSDAELQKAFGGKSEEKK from the coding sequence ATGATTCCCCTGGAGTGGATGCCGCCGCTGATGTTCGGCGGCCTGATCCTCTTCATGCTGATCGGCTATCCGGTTGCGTTCACGCTCGCGGCGCTGGGCCTGGTCTTCGGCTTCGCGGCCATCGAGATGGGCTACTTCCCCGCCGGCTTCCTGCAGGCGATCCCGCAACGCATCTTCGGCAACGTGCTGTCCAACGAGCTGCTGCTCGCCATCCCGTTCTTCACGTTCATGGGAACGGTCCTGGAGAGGTGCGGCATCGCGGAGGACATGCTGGATTCCATGGGCCAGCTCTTCGGCCCGATGCGCGGCGGCCTCGGCTACTCCGTGATCCTCGTGGGCTTCATCCTCGGAGCCATCACGGGAACCGTCGCCGCGCAGGTGATCGCGATGGCGCTCATCTCGCTGCCGGTGATGATGCGGTACAAGTACAACATGCGTTATGCGACGGGCGTGCTCGCCGCGTCGGGCACGATCACCCAGCTGGTACCCCCGTCGCTCGTGCTGATCGTGCTCGCCGACCAGCTCGGCAAGTCGGTGGGCGACATGTACCTCGGCGCCTGGGGCCCTTCGCTGCTGCAGATCGCGCTCTTCATGGCCTTCACCTTCGTGATCAGCATCGTGAAGCCCGAGTGGGTCCCGGCCATCCCGAAGGAAGACCGCACGCTGCAGGGCTGGGCGCTGTGGAAGAAGTGCCTGTGGGGCATCATCCCCGCGGCCGTGCTGATCTTCCTGGTGCTGGGCACGTTGTTCCTCGGCCTCGCCACCCCCACCGAAGGCGGCGCGATGGGCGCCGTCGGCGCGATCGTGCTCGCGACACTCCGCCATCCCGCGCTCGGCAAGCAGAAGCGCATCTTCTGGGCCGGCATCGCCGCGGGCGGTGTCGCCACGATCATCGGCATCTACGCGTTCAAGTCACTGCCCTTCCAGGTTGCCATCGCCGTCCTCTACATCGCGATCGTCTTCATGACGGTGCGCGCGGCCACGATCCCGGACCTGATCGCGCTGATCCGCCAGGCCTACCAGACCACCATGCGGCTCACGGCGATGGTGATCTTCATCCTCGTGGGCTCGACCTGCTTCTCGGTCGTGTTCCAGGGCGTGAACGGCGGCCCGTGGCTGGAGCACCTGCTGTCGAACCTTCCGGGCGGCGTGTGGGGCTTCCTGCTGTTCGTGAACCTCTTCGTGTTCTTCATCGCGTTCTTCCTCGACTTCTTCGAGATCGTCTTCATCATCGTGCCGCTGCTGGCGCCGATCGCGAAGGTGCTGCTGACGCCGGTGGTCGGCGAGGACGCGGCGCTGATCTGGTTCGGCGTGATGCTGTGCGTGAACCTGCAGACCTCCTTCATGCACCCGCCGTTTGGCTTCGCGCTCATGTACCTGCGCGGCGTGGCGCCGAAGGAAGTGAAGAGCAGCGACATCTACTGGGGCGCGCTGCCCTGGGTGGGGCTGCAGCTGATCCTCGTGATCCTGGTGATCGCCTTCCCCAACCAGGTCACGATGTTCCTCGACAAGCCGATCGCCGTGGATCTCGACAAGGTGAAGATCGAGATTCCCGCCGAGACCGATTCGGGGAAGTCCCTCGAGGACTCGGATGCCGAGCTCCAAAAGGCGTTCGGTGGAAAGAGCGAAGAGAAGAAGTAG
- a CDS encoding TRAP transporter small permease subunit codes for MNERLGWLANILVLLACLISAGNAMSRYAFDLSSNAWLEIQWYLFAGMVMLGASYTLKQNEHVRVDILYLHLSERGKMWLDMIGTAVFLIPTMLLIGYHAWTFFMQSWAVQEFSGNPGGLIRWPVKLVIPVGFFLVALQGVSEIIKRAAALHGDVRYVTHYERPVQ; via the coding sequence TTGAACGAGCGCCTGGGCTGGCTCGCCAACATCCTCGTGCTGCTCGCCTGCCTCATCAGCGCGGGCAATGCGATGTCGCGATACGCGTTCGACCTCTCGTCCAACGCCTGGCTCGAAATCCAGTGGTACCTGTTCGCCGGAATGGTGATGCTCGGTGCATCGTACACACTGAAGCAGAACGAGCACGTTCGCGTCGACATTCTTTATCTCCACTTGTCCGAGCGCGGCAAGATGTGGCTCGACATGATCGGCACCGCGGTCTTCCTCATCCCGACCATGCTGCTGATCGGCTATCACGCCTGGACGTTCTTCATGCAGAGCTGGGCCGTGCAGGAATTCTCCGGTAATCCCGGCGGCCTCATCCGCTGGCCGGTGAAGCTCGTCATCCCGGTCGGCTTCTTCCTGGTCGCGCTGCAAGGCGTGTCGGAGATCATCAAGAGAGCGGCCGCCCTCCACGGCGACGTCCGCTACGTCACGCACTACGAGAGGCCGGTTCAATGA
- a CDS encoding TlpA family protein disulfide reductase — protein sequence MTKPFISLLSTLFFACAGAAFAVEVGAPAPAVAFKPLSDSTVPPTLAALKGSVVYVDFWASWCTPCLRSMPALRTLYGKHKDQGFVVIGVNKDVSLAEAERFLRRFPVSFPLATDAGDSVAKAFDVKTMPSGYLIDRTGTVRQVLRGFNADTEAALAKQVQDLLAVKP from the coding sequence ATGACCAAACCTTTCATTAGCCTGCTGTCCACGCTCTTTTTCGCCTGTGCCGGCGCCGCTTTCGCGGTCGAGGTCGGCGCTCCGGCTCCGGCCGTGGCGTTCAAGCCGCTCTCCGATTCCACCGTTCCGCCCACGCTCGCGGCACTGAAGGGCAGCGTGGTCTACGTCGACTTCTGGGCCTCGTGGTGCACGCCCTGCCTGCGGTCCATGCCGGCGCTGCGCACGCTCTACGGCAAGCACAAGGACCAGGGCTTCGTGGTGATCGGGGTGAACAAGGACGTGAGCCTCGCGGAAGCCGAGCGCTTCCTGCGGCGCTTCCCGGTCTCGTTCCCGCTCGCCACCGATGCAGGCGATTCGGTCGCCAAGGCCTTCGATGTGAAGACGATGCCGAGCGGCTACCTCATCGACCGCACCGGCACGGTGCGCCAGGTCCTGCGCGGGTTCAACGCGGACACCGAGGCGGCGCTCGCGAAGCAGGTCCAGGATCTCCTGGCGGTGAAGCCGTGA
- a CDS encoding DUF4266 domain-containing protein, with the protein MRAVLAVLAVVALSGCASVAPWERGYLARPDMGLDPAAPARALDKTYASKEAAAGGGAVGGGGCGCN; encoded by the coding sequence GTGAGGGCAGTGCTCGCGGTCCTTGCGGTGGTGGCGCTGTCCGGCTGTGCGAGCGTCGCGCCCTGGGAGCGCGGCTATCTCGCCCGTCCCGACATGGGGCTCGATCCCGCGGCTCCGGCGCGCGCGCTCGACAAGACGTACGCCTCGAAGGAAGCGGCCGCCGGCGGCGGCGCGGTCGGCGGAGGTGGCTGTGGCTGCAACTGA
- a CDS encoding DUF3570 domain-containing protein: MAATEASEKEAQRETNGATLAILMRAALALPVLALPVRAQAAEVGEIGFALLGYKERGLMKISEPLMWGKAQIGDNWTVSASALVDIVTGASPELVSNQSGSPMRTVTGASISDRRTAGDLKVTRRFGPLTLGASRAVSNEEDYRSRAFGLDATYELEGKLTTFAAGYGKSNDRVGSADNPDLDERRDTKEYLLGITQVISSTALVQSSLQWSRGKGYYNDPYKRTLTFYPDAELPTLYDDTRPSERDTLAWLTRFRHHDPGRGTLQADYRYYHDDWGISAHTLEVAYQWDFSEAWSVRPALRYYTQSAADFYGQVVPRPPPETLSSDQRLAAFGGLSPSVRLTWRLDTITVEGTAGYYYNAANLRPGGGTEGFVPLRAYYGLVTIVKSF, from the coding sequence GTGGCTGCAACTGAGGCCAGCGAGAAGGAAGCCCAGCGCGAAACGAACGGGGCAACGCTCGCCATCCTGATGCGAGCGGCCCTGGCGCTTCCCGTGCTGGCACTTCCGGTCCGGGCGCAGGCGGCGGAGGTGGGCGAGATCGGCTTCGCGCTCCTCGGCTACAAGGAACGCGGCCTCATGAAGATCTCCGAGCCGCTGATGTGGGGCAAGGCGCAGATCGGCGACAACTGGACGGTGAGCGCGAGCGCCCTCGTGGACATCGTCACCGGGGCGTCGCCGGAGCTCGTGAGCAATCAGTCGGGCTCGCCGATGCGGACGGTCACCGGTGCGTCCATCAGCGATCGCCGAACGGCGGGCGACCTGAAGGTGACGCGGCGCTTCGGGCCGCTCACGCTCGGAGCCTCTCGGGCCGTGTCGAACGAGGAGGACTACCGCTCGCGAGCCTTCGGCCTCGACGCCACCTACGAGCTGGAGGGCAAGCTCACCACGTTCGCCGCCGGCTACGGCAAGTCGAACGACCGCGTGGGCTCCGCCGACAACCCGGATCTCGACGAGCGCCGCGACACGAAGGAGTACCTGCTCGGCATCACCCAGGTGATCTCGTCCACGGCGCTGGTGCAATCGTCGCTGCAGTGGAGCCGCGGCAAGGGTTACTACAACGATCCCTACAAACGCACGCTCACGTTCTATCCGGACGCGGAGCTTCCCACCCTGTACGACGACACGCGGCCTTCCGAGCGCGACACGCTCGCGTGGCTCACGCGCTTCCGCCACCACGATCCCGGCCGCGGCACCTTGCAGGCCGACTATCGCTACTACCACGACGATTGGGGCATCTCCGCGCACACGCTCGAGGTGGCCTACCAGTGGGACTTCTCGGAGGCGTGGTCGGTGCGGCCGGCGCTGCGCTACTACACGCAGTCCGCGGCGGACTTCTACGGCCAGGTCGTGCCGCGCCCGCCGCCCGAGACGCTCTCGAGCGACCAGCGCCTCGCCGCGTTCGGCGGCCTCTCGCCGTCGGTGCGGCTCACGTGGCGCCTGGACACCATCACGGTCGAGGGCACGGCGGGCTACTACTACAACGCCGCGAACCTGCGCCCGGGCGGCGGCACCGAAGGCTTCGTGCCGCTCCGCGCGTACTATGGCCTCGTCACGATCGTAAAGTCGTTCTGA
- a CDS encoding FAD:protein FMN transferase, whose amino-acid sequence MTLYPFTFQAMAATNEVQVHAATPEAARFAAALAIEEVRRIEAKYSRYRPESVVSRINAAAGGDPVAIDAETAQLLAYADSCYQMSGGLFDATSGVLRRAWDFKKARVPTERELGPLRVRIGWSRVERSENTVRLPEAGMELDFGGFGKEYAVDRAVAVLLEHGIEGAMVNMAGDLAITGPQPGRAPWRVGVQHPRRAGTVVATVDVSSGALATSGDYERYVEVEGVRHCHVLDPRTGHSARGFQSVTAIAPTCLVAGTATTIAMLKGADSGQEWLAGLGLPHLCVLEDGAVVDRTGGRPGGAC is encoded by the coding sequence ATGACGCTGTACCCGTTCACGTTCCAGGCGATGGCCGCCACGAACGAGGTCCAGGTGCACGCGGCCACGCCGGAGGCCGCGCGCTTCGCCGCGGCGCTCGCCATCGAGGAAGTGCGCCGCATCGAGGCGAAGTACTCCCGCTATCGCCCCGAGAGCGTGGTCTCGCGCATCAATGCCGCCGCGGGCGGCGATCCGGTGGCCATCGACGCGGAGACGGCCCAGCTCCTCGCCTATGCCGACTCCTGCTACCAGATGAGCGGCGGACTCTTCGATGCCACGTCCGGCGTGCTCCGGCGCGCCTGGGATTTCAAGAAGGCTCGCGTTCCGACCGAGCGCGAGCTCGGGCCGCTGCGGGTGCGCATCGGCTGGTCGCGTGTCGAGAGATCCGAGAACACCGTGCGACTGCCCGAGGCCGGCATGGAGCTCGACTTCGGCGGCTTCGGCAAGGAGTACGCCGTGGATCGCGCGGTGGCCGTCCTGCTCGAGCACGGCATCGAGGGCGCGATGGTGAACATGGCCGGCGATCTTGCGATTACGGGGCCGCAACCGGGCCGCGCGCCGTGGCGCGTGGGCGTGCAGCATCCGCGCCGCGCGGGGACGGTGGTGGCGACGGTGGATGTTTCATCCGGGGCGCTCGCCACGAGCGGCGACTACGAGCGGTATGTCGAGGTGGAGGGCGTGCGGCACTGCCACGTGCTCGATCCGCGCACCGGCCATTCGGCTCGCGGCTTCCAGTCGGTGACCGCGATCGCTCCGACCTGCCTCGTGGCCGGCACGGCGACGACGATCGCGATGCTGAAAGGGGCGGACAGCGGCCAGGAATGGCTGGCCGGGCTGGGATTGCCGCACCTGTGCGTGCTCGAAGACGGCGCGGTCGTGGACCGGACGGGAGGCCGGCCAGGGGGCGCGTGCTAA